From Penicillium psychrofluorescens genome assembly, chromosome: 1, one genomic window encodes:
- a CDS encoding uncharacterized protein (ID:PFLUO_001960-T1.cds;~source:funannotate), which produces MTSIGTGYDLSNSVFSPDGRNFQVEYAVKAVENGGTAIGIRCKGGVVLAVEKIITSKLLKPGANKRIATVDRHVGIVSSGLVPDGRHFVSRARDEASSWRGTYKGPIPISALANRLGGYVQAYTLYSSVRPFGVTSIVGGWDSEAELAVDGQVGTGPKSGAGGKVEGAKVGGPGLFMIEPSGLYWGYYGAATGKGRQAAKAELEKLDLSAEKLSLHDGVKEAARIIYVAHEDSKDKEFELEMTWISSLDGPTQGRHEEVPRELLDEAEKAARRALEGDDEEDEGARGSGEQMEE; this is translated from the exons ATG ACGTCAATTGGCACTGGCTACGATCTCTCCAACTCGGTCTTCTCTCCGGACGGCCGGAATTTCCAG GTCGAGTATGCAGTTAAAGCAGTCGAGAATGGAGGAACCGCTATCGGCATCCGATGCAAGGGTGGCGTGGTCTTGGCcgtggagaagatcatcaccaGCAAGCTTCTGAAGCCCGGTGCAAACAAGAGAATAGCAACGGTGGATCGCCATGTTGGCATT GTATCTTCTGGTCTCGTCCCGGACGGCCGTCACTTTGTTTCCAGAGCCAGAGATGAGGCTTCCTCGTGGAGGGGCACTTATAAAGGCCCCATCCCGATCTCGGCGCTTGCCAATCGCCTGGGCGGCTATGTGCAGGCCTATACACTGTATTCCAGCGTGCGGCCATTCGGTGTGACTTCGATTGTCGGTGGATGGGATagcgaggccgagctggccgtgGATGGCCAGGTGGGAACCGGACCCAAGTCGGGCGCTGGTGGAAAGGTCGAAGGCGCCAAAGTCGGCGGTCCCGGTCTCTTCATGATTGAGCCGAGCGGGTTGTATTGG GGTTATTACGGTGCCGCTACCGGCAAGGGACGACAAGCGGCcaaggcggagctggagaagttggACCTGAGCGCGGAGAAATTGTCGTTGCACGATGGCGTCAAGGAAGCGGCGCGGATTATCTACGTGGCCCACGAGGACAGTAAGGACAAGGAAttcgagctggagatgacCTGGATCAGTTCGTTGGACGGGCCTACCCAGGGACGACACGAGGAAGTGCCCCGGGAGCTCCTGGATGAAGCAGAGAAGGCCGCCAGGCGGGCTctggagggcgatgacgaggaagacgagggtGCCCGGGGCTCCGGGGAGCAAATGGAGGAATAG
- a CDS encoding uncharacterized protein (ID:PFLUO_001958-T1.cds;~source:funannotate): MQFLTVAIAMLAATSVNAAALQKWCGHPGQGCYMMKRTADVTGDVKRSAEALADAMAEAHPIALQKWCGHPGQGCYKVKRAAEAVDEVKRTADALAEAMAALDDEE, from the coding sequence ATGCAGTTCCTCACCGTCGCCATTGCCATGCTGGCCGCCACCTCCGTCAACGCTGCTGCCCTGCAGAAGTGGTGCGGTCACCCCGGCCAGGGCTGCTACATGATGAAGCGCACCGCCGATGTCACTGGTGATGTCAAGCGCTCTGCTGAGGCCCTCGCCGATGCCATGGCTGAGGCTCACCCCATTGCCCTCCAGAAGTGGTGTGGCCACCCCGGCCAGGGCTGCTACAAGGTcaagcgcgccgccgaggctgTTGATGAGGTCAAGCGCACCGCCGATGCTCTTGCTGAGGCCATGGCTGCCCTCGATGACGAGGAGTAA
- a CDS encoding uncharacterized protein (ID:PFLUO_001961-T1.cds;~source:funannotate), with protein MTSIKGPGAAATYDGSGLRVAIVHARWNTTIIDQLIAGAKKSLLAAGVKEDNITLQTVPGSYELPLGVQRVYAASQLQASSSSGEGISATDLLSASTSDLTQSPTAPAAGVKKPFDAVIAIGVLIKGATMHFEYIADAVSHGLMRVQLDSGVPVIFGLLTVLTEEQGLERAGLGKSGMHNHGEDWGSAAVELGIKRREWSEGKML; from the exons ATGACCTCTATTAAGGGTCCCGGCGCTGCTGCGACCTACGACG GCTCGGGATTGCGAGTCGCCATTGTCCACGCACGATGGAACACAACGATTATCGACCAGCTCATTGCTGGAGCGAAGAAGAGTCTGCTTGCAGCGGGTGTGAAGGAGGACAACATTACCCTGCAGACCGTGCCGGGCAGCTACGAGCTGCCCTTGGGCGTGCAGCG TGTCTATGCTGCGTCGCAGCTCCAAGCGAGCAGCTCTTCCGGCGAGGGTATCAGCGCCACGGATCTCTTGTCGGCATCGACGAGCGACCTGACGCAATCGCCAACCGCCCCCGCGGCGGGGGTGAAGAAGCCCTTCGATGCCGTGATCGCAATCGGGGTCTTGATCAAGGGTGCCACGATGCACTTTGAATACATCGCCGACGCCGTCAGCCACGGCCTGATGCGGGTTCAGCTGGATTCCGGGGTGCCGGTCATTTTCGGGCTGTTGACGGTGCTCACTGAGGAGCAGGGTCTGGAGCGAGCCGGGCTGGGGAAGAGTGGTATGCACAACCACGGCGAGGATTGGGGCAGTGCCGCGGTGGAATTGGGTATCAAGCGGAGGGAGTGGTCGGAGGGGAAGATGCTGTGA
- a CDS encoding uncharacterized protein (ID:PFLUO_001957-T1.cds;~source:funannotate) gives MFSRTAQPARTLLRSASVAPSVAGSIPARSFATVQSDIFKPTKYGGKYTVTLIPGDGIGAEVAESVKTIFKADNVPIEWEQVDVSGVDTGNKHSEQLFKESIASLKRNKLGLKGILHTPVERSGHQSFNVALRQELDIYASISLIKNIPGYQTRHKDVDLCIIRENTEGEYSGLEHQSVQGVVESLKIITRAKSERIAKFAFSFALANNRKRVTCIHKANIMKLADGLFRSTFHKVAEDYPTLEVNDMIVDNASMQAVSRPQQFDVMVMPNLYGGILSNVGAALVGGPGVVPGCNMGRDVAVFEPGCRHVGLDIKGKDQANPSAMILSGSMLLRHLGLDDHANRISKAVYDVIGEGKSLTRDMGGNATTHEFTRAILDKMEAAL, from the exons ATGTTCTCACGAACGGCTCAGCCTGCCCGG ACTCTGCTTCGCAGCGCTTCCGTGGCTCCCTCCGTCGCTGGTTCCATTCCTGCGCGAT CCTTCGCGACGGTGCAGTCGGATATCTTCAAGCCGACCAAGTATGGTGGCAAGTATACCGTGACGCTGATTCCCGGCGACGGCATTGGTGCCGAGGTTGCCGAGTCGGTCAAGACCATCTTCAAGGCCGACAACGTCCCGATTGAGTGGGAGCAGGTCGATGTCAGCGGTGTGGACACGGGCAACAAGCATTCGGAGCAGCTGTTCAAGGAGTCCATCGCGTCTCTCAAGCGCAACAAGCTGGGTCTGAAGGGTATCCTGCACACCCCCGTGGAGCGGTCGGGCCACCAATCGTTCAACGTCGCGCTCCGTCAGGAACTGGACATCTACGCCTCCATCTCGCTGATCAAGAACATCCCGGGCTACCAGACCCGCCACAAGGATGTCGACCTGTGCATCATCCGTGAGAACACCGAGGGCGAGTACTCCGGTCTGGAGCACCAGTCGGTCCAGGGCGTGGTCGAATCCTTGAAGATCATCACCCGCGCCAAGTCCGAGCGCATTGCCAAGTTCGCCTTTAGCTTCGCGCTCGCCAACAACCGGAAGAGGGTCACCTGCATCCACAAGGCCAACATCATGAAGCTGGCCGACGGTCTCTTCCGCAGCACTTTCCACAAGGTCGCCGAGGACTACCCCACCCTGGAGGTGAACGACATGATCGTGGACAATGCCTCCATGCAGGCTGTTTCGCGTCCCCAGCAGTTCGATGTGATGGTCATGCCCAACTTGTACGGCGGTATCCTTTCCAACGTCGGTGCCGCCCTTGTCGGCGGCCCCGGTGTCGTCCCCGGCTGCAACATGGGCCGCGACGTTGCCGTCTTCGAGCCCGGCTGCCGTCACGTCGGCCTCGATATCAAGGGCAAGGACCAGGCCAACCCGAGCGCCATGATTCTGTCTGGCTCCATGCTTCTGCGCCacctgggtctggatgacCACGCCAACCGCATCTCCAAGGCGGTTTACGATGTGATCGGGGAAGG AAAATCGCTGACTCGCGATATGGGCGGCAATGCCACCACTCACGAGTTCACCCGCGCTATTCTCGACAAGATGGAGGCAGCTCTGTAA
- a CDS encoding uncharacterized protein (ID:PFLUO_001956-T1.cds;~source:funannotate): MSRPEDILPPDLFYNDNESRKYTTSSRIRNIQADMTNRALDLLDLKSPSLILDIGCGSGLSGEILSEVTEEEGGPHTWVGMDISPSMLDVALQREVEGDLFLADIGQGVPFRPGAFDAAISISAIQWLCNAETSDVSPEGRLRRFFEGLYASLRRGGRAVCQFYPKNDAQRSMISGAAIKAGFGAGILEDDPGTKNSKLYLVLTVGGGGLHGDITGVVDGMDGVNVLDARRKAMELGNARARSPRKGDKNWIINKKEQMAKKGKVVKQNSKYTGRKRRTAF; encoded by the exons ATGTCTCGCCCCGAAGATATCCT CCCGCCCGACCTGTTCTACAACGACAATGAATCCCGCAAGTACACCACCTCTTCGCGCATTCGCAACATCCAGGCCGACATGACCAATCGGGCCCTGGATCTTTTGGACCTCAAGTCTCCGTCTCTgatcctcgacatcggcTGCGGCTCTGGCCTATCCGGCGAGATTCTCTCCGAAGTcacagaggaagaaggcggaccGCACACGTGGGTGGGCATGGATATCTCGCCCAGCATGCTCGACGTGGCCCTGCAGCGCGAGGTAGAGGGCGACCTGTTCCTTGCGGACATCGGACAAGGCGTACCTTTCCGGCCCGGCGCCTTCGACGCCGCGATCAGCATCAGCGCCATCCAGTGGTTGTGCAATGCGGAAACGAGCGACGTCAGTCCCGAGGGTCGGCTGCGGCGGTTCTTCGAGGGTCTCTACGCTAGTCTTCGTCGCGGCGGCCGCGCAGTGTGCCAGTTTTATCCGAAGAACGATGCCCAGCGGAGCATGATCAGTGGCGCGGCGATCAAGGCTGGCTTTGGGGCCGGTATACTCGAGGACGACCCCGGCACGAAGAATAGCAAGCTATACTTGGTTCTGACGGTCGGTGGCGGGGGTCTGCATGGTGATATCACCGGCGTGGTCGATGGTATGGATGGTGTCAATGTCTTGGATGCGAGGAGGAAGGCGATGGAGCTGGGCAATGCTCGAGCCCGGTCACCGCGCAAGGGCGATAAGAATTGGATCATCAATAAGAAGGAGCAGATGGCCAAGAAGGGGAAGGTGGTGAAGCAGAATTCAAAGTATACTGGCCGCAAACGACGTACGGCCTTCTGA
- a CDS encoding uncharacterized protein (ID:PFLUO_001955-T1.cds;~source:funannotate) yields the protein MWILPLVGYLGVFFGFSFLTLGIASGLYYLSEIVEEHTVLARRLLSRLIYSIIGVQTLLMIFDRFPVFLSLLSIASHLVYASNLRRFPIVKLSDPLFILSCLLVGLNHWLWFRHFSQPIAPAQRSDNNWRQPYKVDYSDMPSFTDVASYFGLCVWLVPFALFVSLSAGENVLPSMGSEYATGEHVPAAGLGGASDAKIKNKGMAKALVDGVREWAAENGEVLGFWKGERTRRF from the exons ATGTGGATCCTTCCGCTCGTGGGGTATCTGGGGGTGTTCTTTGGCTTTTCATTTCTGACACTAGGAATCG CATCGGGCCTCTATTACCTATCCGAAATAGTCGAGGAGCACACCGTGCTCGCCCGCCGGCTCCTAAGCCGCCTCATATACAGCATCATTGGCGTGCAGACCCTCCTCATGATCTTCGATCGATTCCCTGTattcctctctctcctcagCATCGCCTCGCATCTTGTCTACGCGAGCAACCTCCGCCGCTTCCCCATCGTCAAGCTCTCGGACCCCCTCTTCATCCTGTCCTGCCTTCTCGTCGGCCTCAACCACTGGCTGTGGTTCCGCCACTTCTCGCAACCGATCGCTCCGGCCCAGCGGTCCGACAATAATTGGCGCCAGCCGTATAAAGTCGACTATAGCGACATGCCCTCGTTCACCGATGTGGCTTCGTACTTCGGACTCTGTGTCTGGCTGGTTCCGTTCGCTCTCTTTGTGAGTCTCAGCGCTGGAGAGAATGTGCTGCCGAGCATGGGCTCTGAATATGCTACTGGGGAGCATGTCCCGGCTGCAGGGCTGGGCGGCGCCTCTGatgccaagatcaagaatAAGGGAATGGCCAAGGCGCTGGTGGATGGCGTCCGGGAGTGGGCAGCTGAAAACGGAGAGGTCTTGGGGTTTTGGAAGGGAGAACGGACAAGGCGGTTCTAG
- a CDS encoding uncharacterized protein (ID:PFLUO_001959-T1.cds;~source:funannotate) has product MSSSILHQCPFCGHVSDISLALAAFVENPHCSQCGLSAAESNLKMQNELADLFTKQMSLSQFGSEQPTDPSVSQTPPISYSVTQHYHHSSHIASQHKAGAVDIEALLNQNGLQPQSLSTSQLDLVRHASPEQQERLIQTWKLYSQFEQQQAIAGLNPSSTQDLEMYDNMDDSKQYAEPYMISGYEMHAPDTGSTSLPAEPTTGQPYTPSRDPVYQGREWWVPGVERGEFAQTHWNR; this is encoded by the exons atgtcctcctccatcttACACCAGTGCCCATTTTGCGGACATGTCTCCGACATTTCCCTTGCACTGGCTGCCTTTGTCGAGAACCCACACTGTAGTCAG TGCGGCCTGTCGGCGGCGGAAAGCAACCTGAAAATGCAGAACGAGCTGGCCGATTTGTTCACCAAGCAGATGAGCTTGAGCCAATTTGGTTCAGAACAGCCCACAGACCCCTCGGTGTCCCAGACTCCACCCATATCGTATAGCGTCACCCAGCACTACCATCACTCGTCCCATATAGCTTCTCAACATAAAGCAGGGGCTGTGGATATTGAAGCGCTGTTGAATCAAAATGGCCTGCAGCCACAGTCCCTTTCGACCAGTCAACTGGATCTGGTCAGACATGCGAGCCCGGAGCAGCAGGAACGATTGATCCAAACGTGGAAACTGTACTCCCAATTCGAACAGCAACAAGCCATCGCCGGACTAAATCCTTCTTCCACTCAGGACCTGGAGATGTACGATAACATGGATGATAGCAAGCAGTACGCCGAGCCGTACATGATTTCTGGCTATGAGATGCATGCTCCAGACACCGGCTCGACGTCCCTGCCCGCAGAGCCTACGACAGGACAGCCATACACACCGTCCAGGGACCCCGTGTATCAAGGCCGGGAGTGGTGGGTGCCTGGAGTAGAGAGAGGTGAATTTGCCCAGACCCATTGGAATAGGTAG
- a CDS encoding uncharacterized protein (ID:PFLUO_001954-T1.cds;~source:funannotate): MSQGSRRGSDDTSPASRNRDYLSSRPDVQTPRAGPRQPSPLHTSSLPLSYLHDDSASSQSPLSARSSANPSPATNRSPMARVANAAFPAPPSTAAASSSRAPEMTIPEASAEVAGGFNVPKQAAGMEPDRSETSSPKSTTSSVLGDRTPQRMMPRTSSIDSAISSLSAPSHKSSFDANALSPADINNIISKAGSAEAVIIHLLKEKHHAASQNSQLWKLVDKQRTLILGLNKDLERAFKEKDQYKKKLKEIQQAAPPLAAADSRGLSADRHDSLLPKPLSRLQTQPANGEGRSDMRAGGNAQASESDPTSPTSPSDSRTSRKAPPAPLNLKQKENADPNDSGSDYGDVLEVDELRSKERGRRKTREEDDQDREAVQDEAVIYDGAKPSKSGTSQSSRETASTSSATVPRELSSRSPPNVGGAGPLGSILSSRTAPSNGRNMMTMPKSPGLPLSPRPEDRPIGSPLPRMPTRDITNPMASSSMAAGYNLAGLPLSPRAPNYPVPFSPGDAPSTTGRPGMSIPSIDPAVKIDSPITAKFSETSIYQGLVSEDNPGLLLPPNALPLIQVRVSSSRLRPSRNSYLVSRPLDEEPVFTLSVISRSETSELWRVEKVIGSVPQLDQQVKQTSSFAGKLPDRALFSGHSPAKVDARRAALNAYFDSLLDTPMDETAALIVCQFLTNDAIEARDDETSLLKGSPTKPDILRGADGKPRKEGYLTKRGKNFGGWKARYFVLHGPELKYFESPGGAHMGTIRLHHAQIGKQSQNSSSQATSGGDDDTDNQYRHAFLVLEPKKKDSSALVRHVLCSESDAERDAWVDALMEYVESSSSDNESSRGPSSSKSQASTQAKQSSAGSEPRSAAKSKLFSGNGSKKSTRTDETSELIVGDPVQGFSFDDAVAAEPPILGTTLDQAPPRSPRIPSTMSLAIGDTTQPIEPALQSPKMISAPKNGAVIQDVGAWGNKPTTTSTKEKKRSIWGFRTRSSLDLASQGGASSDVSAANSNIQAERKDPVRPVFGIPLVEAVEYCPPQGVNVELPAVVYRCIEYLHSQGAASEEGIFRLSGSNVVIKALKERFNTEGDIDFLAGDQYYDVHAVASLFKQYLRELPTTVLTRELHLDFLRVLELDEKQKKLAAFNSLVHRLPSANLTLLSALSQFLIEIVNNSDVNKMTVRNVGIVFAPTLNIPAPVFSMFLTDYDSIFGDLSSGPGPSVELTVDRSRTLSADDIRSPRHQMFSEIPTPSYNQTSFRGQSEPSSAVEPPRAPHQDTGFIPMQPTYDQNAYQQQMYNQQAGNSAGFTSLNGMLVPNNPDDTRSARSKRRESSMLFMENTSGEPIKFD; the protein is encoded by the exons ATGTCGCAGGGTTCGCGGCGAGGGAGTGATGATACCTCCCCTGCCTCAAGGAACCGGGACTATCTGAGCTCGCGACCCGACGTTCAAACACCGCGCGCTGGCCCTCGCCAACCCTCCCCGTTGCACACCAGCTCCCTCCCGCTATCCTATCTCCACGACGACTCGGCCTCGTCGCAGAGCCCGCTGTCCGCCCGATCGAGCGCAAACCCGTCCCCTGCCACAAACCGCTCGCCGATGGCCCGCGTAGCCAATGCGGCGTTCCCCGCGCCCCCGtccaccgctgccgccagcTCGTCTCGAGCGCCCGAAATGACAATCCCGGAGGCTTCGGCAGAGGTGGCCGGCGGCTTCAACGTGCCGAAACAAGCGGCCGGAATGGAGCCCGATCGATCAGAAACTTCCTCGCCAAAATCTACAACCAGTTCCGTCCTCGGAGATCGCACGCCTCAGCGCATGATGCCTCGGACCTCGTCGATTGATTCTGCTATCTCGTCCCTGTCTGCCCCATCACACAAATCATCGTTCGATGCGAACGCCTTGAGCCCAGCGGATATCAACAATATCATCAGCAAGGCTGGCTCGGCCGAggccgtcatcatccacctccTGAAAGAGAAACATCATGCTGCATCACAAAATAGTCAGTTGTGGAAATTGGTGGACAAACAACGGACTTTGATCTTGGGCCTCAACAAGGATCTTGAGCGAGCGttcaaggagaaggaccAATACAAGAAAAAGCTCAAGGAGATCCAACAGGCAGCGCCACCGCTCGCCGCTGCTGATTCTCGAGGACTATCGGCGGACCGGCACgattctcttcttcccaaaCCACTGTCTCGACTTCAAACACAACCGGCAAATGGCGAAGGTCGAAGCGACATGCGGGCCGGGGGAAACGCCCAAGCTTCCGAGTCCGATCCCACCAGCCCTACATCCCCCAGCGACAGCAGGACAAGCCGCAAGGCACCGCCTGCGCCCTTGAACTTGAAACAGAAGGAGAATGCCGACCCTAATGACTCCGGATCTGATTACGGGGACGTCTTGGAAGTTGATGAATTACGTAGCAAGGAACGCGGCAGGAGAAAAACgagggaggaggatgaccaGGACCGTGAAGCTGTGCAAGATGAGGCGGTCATCTACGATGGTGCGAAACCAAGCAAATCTGGAACTTCCCAAAGCTCAAGAGAGACCGCATCaaccagctcggcgacggtTCCCCGGGAACTGTCGTCGAGGTCGCCGCCAAATGTTGGCGGAGCGGGCCCCCTGGGAAGCATTTTGAGCTCTCGCACGGCTCCTTCCAATGGACGCAATATGATGACCATGCCTAAGAGCCCAGGATTGCCTCTGAGTCCGAGACCAGAAGACCGTCCGATCGGCTCCCCCTTGCCGAGAATGCCCACCAGAGACATCACAAATCCCATGGCATCCTCGTCAATGGCAGCCGGATATAATCTTGCCGGCCTGCCTCTTTCTCCGCGAGCGCCCAATTATCCGGTGCCTTTCTCCCCGGGAGATGCCCCAAGTACGACTGGACGACCCGGCATGTCTATTCCATCAATCGACCCCGCTGTCAAAATCGACAGTCCGATAACAGCCAAGTTCTCCGAGACTAGCATTTACCAAGGACTGGTGTCGGAAGATAACCCTGGTTTGCTTTTACCGCCCAATGCGTTGCCTCTGATTCAAGTGAGAGTCTCTTCGTCCCGACTTCGGCCTTCGAGGAACAGCTATCTCGTATCCAGACCCCTGGACGAGGAACCTGTTTTTACACTCAGCGTGATCTCTCGATCGGAAACGTCAGAACTCTGGCGAGTCGAAAAAGTGATCGGGTCCGTTCCTCAGTTGGATCAACAGGTTAAACAAACCTCTTCCTTTGCTGGGAAGTTGCCTGACCGGGCCCTTTTCAGTGGTCACTCTCCTGCGAAAGTTGATGCGAGACGGGCTGCCTTGAATGCGTACTTTGACAGTCTCCTGGACACGCCTATGGATGAGACCGCTGCGTTGATTGTCTGCCAATTCCTGACGAATGACGCTATTGAGGCTCGGGACGACGAGACCAGCCTGCTGAAAGGTTCCCCAACCAAGCCCGACATACTTCGTGGGGCCGATGGGAAACCACGAAAGGAAGGCTATTTGACAAAGCGTGGCAAGAATTTCGGTGGCTGGAAAGCGAGATACTTTGTCCTGCATGGGCCTGAGCTGAAATACTTCGAGTCGCCTGGAGGTGCTCATATGGGCACTATCAGGCTCCACCACGCTCAGATTGGCAAGCAATCGCAAAACTCCAGCAGCCAGGCTACCTCCGGGGGTGACGATGACACCGACAATCAATATCGCCATGCGTTCCTCGTCCTggaaccgaagaagaaggattcCTCCGCACTTGTACGGCATGTCTTGTGTTCTGAGAGCGACGCAGAGCGGGACGCCTGGGTGGATGCTCTGATGGAGTATGTCGAAAGCTCTTCGTCCGACAATGAGAGTAGCCGTGGTCCCTCATCGTCAAAGAGTCAGGCCTCGACTCAAGCAAAGCAATCCTCCGCTGGATCTGAACCCCGATCTGCAGCCAAGTCCAAACTGTTTTCCGGCAACGGAAGCAAGAAATCTACCAGAACGGATGAGACTTCGGAGCTGATTGTCGGAGACCCGGTCCAAGGATTTAGCTTTGACGATGCTGTTGCAGCCGAGCCCCCCATACTGGGTACTACTCTCGATCAGGCGCCTCCTCGTTCTCCACGGATCCCGTCTACCATGTCATTGGCTATCGGTGACACCACACAGCCCATCGAACCGGCGCTGCAGTCTCCGAAGATGATATCTGCACCCAAAAATGGCGCAGTCATCCAAGATGTAGGCGCTTGGGGCAAtaaaccaacaacaacatctaccaaggaaaagaagcgCAGTATCTGGGGCTTCCGCACACGATCCTCTCTTGACCTGGCGTCTCAAGGCGGGGCCAGCAGTGACGTCTCCGCCGCCAACAGCAACATCCAAGCGGAACGGAAGGACCCAGTCAGACCCGTCTTCGGGATACCGCTAGTTGAGGCTGTGGAATATTGTCCGCCCCAAGGCGTTAATGTGGAGTTGCCGGCCGTGGTTTACCGTTGCATTGAATATCTTCACTCCCAGGGAGCAGCGTCCGAAGAAGGAATCTTCCGTCTGAGTGGCTCAAACGTCGTGATCAAGGCTTTGAAGGAACGGTTTAATACGGAGGGCGATATCGATTTCCTTGCCGGAGACCAGTACTACGACGTCCATGCAGTCGCCTCCCTTTTCAAGCAATATCTGCGGGAGCTTCCGACGACGGTGTTGACTCGCGAGCTCCACTTGGATTTCCTTCGTGTTTTGG AACTTGAtgagaaacagaagaagcTCGCCGCATTCAACTCCCTCGTGCACAGGTTGCCGAGTGCCAACTTGACTCTATTGTCCGCTCTGTCACAATTCCTGATTGAGATCGTCAATAACTCCGATGTCAACAAGATGACCGTCCGCAACGTGGGCATTGTCTTTGCCCCGACTCTCAACATTCCTGCGCCGGTGTTCTCGATGTTCCTCACGGACTATGACAGCATCTTCGGCGATTTATCATCTGGCCCTGGTCCATCCGTGGAGCTGACGGTCGACCGATCCCGAACCCTCTCGGCTGATGATATTCGCTCTCCACGCCACCAAATGTTCTCGGAGATCCCCACGCCTTCATACAACCAAACCTCGTTCCGGGGCCAAAGTGAACCGAGTAGTGCTGTCGAGCCTCCCAGAGCGCCGCACCAAGATACTGGGTTTATCCCCATGCAGCCGACTTACGATCAAAATGCTTATCAGCAGCAAATGTACAATCAGCAAGCCGGGAATTCTGCGGGATTTACATCGCTGAATGGTATGCTGGTGCCCAACAACCCAGATGACACGCGTTCGGCCCGATCAAAGAGGCGCGAAAGCTCGATGCTTTTCATGGAGAACA CTTCTGGAGAACCCATTAAATTCGACTAG